A stretch of Carya illinoinensis cultivar Pawnee chromosome 14, C.illinoinensisPawnee_v1, whole genome shotgun sequence DNA encodes these proteins:
- the LOC122293897 gene encoding uncharacterized protein LOC122293897 isoform X2, producing the protein MAASMAAGRSTLVRAMCRASKISSCSSATRRFSIPPTPSNFVPRRTPFSPHHSSPRLVRRELSSLLPIHSAIASACLVSKLPSEASTSTEEVGAQVFQA; encoded by the exons ATGGCAGCTTCCATGGCTGCTGGAAGATCTACTCTAGTGCGTGCAATGTGCAGAGCATCCAaaatttcttcttgttcttcagcGACAAGAAGATTTTCGATTCCACCGACTCCGTCGAATTTCGTGCCTCGTCGGACTCCATTTTCCCCTCATCATTCTTCTCCAAG ATTGGTCCGACGAGAACTGAGCTCTCTTCTGCCCATCCACTCTGCAATCGCTTCGGCTTGCCTTGTGTCCAAACTCCCTAGCGAAGCCAGCACGTCCACCGAAG AAGTTGGAGCTCAGGTCTTCCAGGCTTGA
- the LOC122293897 gene encoding uncharacterized protein LOC122293897 isoform X1: MAASMAAGRSTLVRAMCRASKISSCSSATRRFSIPPTPSNFVPRRTPFSPHHSSPRLVRRELSSLLPIHSAIASACLVSKLPSEASTSTEGRFVSYVSPI; this comes from the exons ATGGCAGCTTCCATGGCTGCTGGAAGATCTACTCTAGTGCGTGCAATGTGCAGAGCATCCAaaatttcttcttgttcttcagcGACAAGAAGATTTTCGATTCCACCGACTCCGTCGAATTTCGTGCCTCGTCGGACTCCATTTTCCCCTCATCATTCTTCTCCAAG ATTGGTCCGACGAGAACTGAGCTCTCTTCTGCCCATCCACTCTGCAATCGCTTCGGCTTGCCTTGTGTCCAAACTCCCTAGCGAAGCCAGCACGTCCACCGAAG GTAGATTTGTGAGCTATGTCAGTCCCATCTAG